From the genome of Spodoptera frugiperda isolate SF20-4 chromosome 7, AGI-APGP_CSIRO_Sfru_2.0, whole genome shotgun sequence:
aagaacacttgggtaattaagacgaatccaacaataccctgattgtcgaaatccatcaagccgtttcgaagaaatgaggtaataaagaatattaggctcatacatacaagatacgcgcgaaaaacataacccttccttggcagtcgggtaataaatatttatgtcttaTACATATGGGTGATTTTAGTGTAGCTACTATGGACTAACGATAAAAATGTTGCAAGCAAAATGCATTGGTACTAAACTAAGTCTAAAggctgttaaaataaataattacttgaaGATGTTTCAAATATGTGGCTCCGAAAAAGCCAATATGTAGATAATATGCGTTTAGCCAATAAATGCGTGCgtcgttaattaaaataaaagctatataataataaaataataataatgagtgAACCGCACATCTGTGGCTTGCTTCAATTGGTTTCTGAGCATAGTACGAACCCTTCGATTAATCAAATGAATTACAGACGACTTATGTAATCAATAACTATTAGTTTAATATATTCGAAGGGTGCATAATGAGCGCAGAAGTCAAAATGAAGCGAGACAGATGGTTGTTGCACCCGCATGATGGATAAATACTCGTTACTTGTAGCAGCACCGTCGAACCGTCCGCGGACGCCACTCCCCGCGAGGAGTGACGTCACGGCGCTCCACGAGTGCGGCGGTGTAAGCGTGCCGCGTCTACGCATGCCTGGTCACAACAGTTCGAGACTGACCTTCGTCGCTGTTACCGTTAGTGAGCGGTTCTTCACCGTTCTTTTCACCATTCTTTTCACCGTTCTTTTCCCCGTTCTTCTCACCGTTCTCAGCTGGCTTCTTGTCCTCCTCCTTGGCGTCCTTGTCCTTTTTCTCCTCGGAGCTCTCTTTGGCTGGTTTCTTCTCCTTGCCGGACTTGCCCTTGGCTGGGGTGGCTGGCTTAGGCTTTGGCTCCAGTGATGGATCCAGTACTAGCTTGCCGATGTTTTTACGGTCGTGCATCTTCTGCATGGCTTCACCAACCTGGTCACAGAAGAGAGGGTTTAGAATAGATCTTTTTCAAAGGCGACCATTAAGATATAGGCACCATAATAGGTACCACCACCATAACACTTACATCCTCGAGCGCCCAGGTGGAGTCGACGAGCGGCTTGACCTTGCCCTCTCCCCAGAGCGCGAACACGCGCTCGACGGCGCGGCGCACGTACTCGGCGCGGCCGTGCTGGAACAGCAGGTGCCGCAGGTTCAGCCCCGCCAGGCTCTTGTTCTCGTCGAACAGCTTGATCGGGGACACCTTGTCCACTTGCCACCACTGGAACAAATGCAAATATTcgtttagtaatttaataatcaaacaaaaattcCCATGTTGTTCCCAATGATTAAAAACTTGACATTGGTAGTTCTAGATgggattataatatttatgtggaTATTTCAGCTAACTAccaaaaaattgtaataacgtctaaaaaattttaatgtttcttaGTTATTCAGTTGGGAAAACTTAGAAGAAAAAGCTAAACGAAGAACTTAAAGAGTCTAGAAAACTTTTAAATGAAGACACTAGCGCCACTGTTAAGTAAAGTAAAGGTCTATGGTTCGCAATACAGATAATTAATGATTGAATACTCACGGCACGCGCGGCGCTGAAGAAGCTCTTCGTCTCACCGGTCACGATGTTAGATGATCCTGCGATACAAACCATTGTTTACTAACACTTCACAAACATGCTCTGAATACTATATTACGTtcactatttaaattattaactaaTAGCAAATAGCAAGGGGCTTAATATCCATTTGTTTGAgcttaaataagtacctatgtcttattcaacattttcagattttgatattattaaaatcaacgAATAAAATGAATGGATTTTCTTGCTTAATTGTTCGTCTCTATTCGAATCTACCTACATTTTGAAACGAGCatatagcttcactgacagactattatagttttttctttttttgttgacatttcaataatacatatttaaggtttaattggaataaatgatttgactttgactttcaatgTCGTTTCCATAGTTACTTAAAGCCAGAGCTAAGAAGCCATAAAAATACGACCTTTGAGTATACATACCGTACAAGATGTACCGTCCCATCGGCTTCAGAAGCTGGTAGCCGCGGTTGCACTCCTCGCCGCACAGGCAGTCCAGCACGATGTCCACGCCATCAGCAGACACCCTGGCAAGATTACATAACTGTTAGACACCGTTCGGTAAGAATAGAAGTAGGTACAGTGGaagtattcaattatttattcagtttttgCCGTCTAGTTGTGACCCAACTAAACAGACGACCCACCTTTTAAGAATATTTGTAGGTGCGGTAAGCATTTACCTAAACTATTGgatttttgttatgttaaaattctaattattatcCATTATCATCTCAGGATCACTTAAACAAAGAAATAGTACGTATGTACCCAGTAATCATAAATGCCATTGTTACACCACTTTactataaatcaatattttagtaAGAGCATGTCTACGCGAAGTAGATAACCGACTATTTATTTACACTGAACTTGTGTGGCTCGCTTGTTTACGCTATAAAGTGCTCaacagatataaaaatatctttgtctATTTACGAGAATTAAATGACGCGCTTGTTACGAAGCAGCTGCCCTAAGGAGCGGGTTATAAAGCGAACAATTAACGTGAGACCCAGCCAACTTAAGGAGACCCTTGCTGCAGTCATTATGTGCTCACTTTTGAACTGTTAATAAAAGCTCTAAGGGGGTGGGAGAGGTCTTTCTAAGCTGGCAGCGCACGGCTCACACGAGGAGGACTCGCGCTGAAATATGTAACTGTAATAGGCGCCAATTAACTAACCATGGGATTGGGAACAATACGTTGGCTTTGAGACGTCTCGCGTCGGGAACTACATCACTCAATGATTCAACTGTGCATTTTTATGTGGTGAACCAGATGCTTGTAACCCTTCGGAATCCGGAAGAGATTTATACGTAACACCGCCATAAAATGAACTGACAAACCGCTGTGTAACTAGTAAGAATTTATCGTGACAATAATAGGAAAACACGAGCATAAAAATCCTCGCATACCAAACATTTAATGGGCGTAACGTAAACAAAGGTATTATTAGGAAGACGAAGGGCCGCTGTACGAGATATTTTTAGCTGAGTGATATCACGATACCCTCCCATTTTTAGAATACTTCACGATTGCTAAACGAATTAATTTGTTCTTTGTGATTCATTTTATATCGGCTTGCAATTACTGAAATTTAATGAGACATTGTTTCGAGAAGTGAAGTTTATCAATAGATTTAACAAGATTACTTAAAAGTCGGTACGTGTATGGCCTGAGTAAGACTGATAGCTCATGAAGTAATAGATGGGGCGCTAtcacattcatttttttttttactttggcacGTGTTCAAAGAATAATGAAATTCATTCAAATATTGATGATCTCACCGAATTCTTGATACGAACTTCCAAATTCGCTAGTTTATCGAGTACCTACACGCGTAAAATTACGATCGAGTTGCGAAATTGGAACGCAAGGACGAATAAGTACAACAATAATGTACTCGTACTCATTAGTGTAATTTTTACCATTGTAATcgtaattttgaaaatgttactttcattagggtagatgactaatttttattttaatgtccgtcttgtagattatttcaaatcattagacacgtatttttattttctttcggaaataaatactttcgaagatatattgatttgaaatatctcgCGTAACTTCACTTCTAACTTCTAggttcgttttatctaagtattgttatcttatatgacaaaaaaatacgtgtctaatattttttcattacctaactgacggaatagatgtttaattttaataccccgACATCATCCCTTTTCTacgatttttttcgaaaaaagaagataacgaaaaaaatatagtttgcCTGTAaattcttcaaataaaatataaccatacataggtacttagttaTACATTTAACTATAACTCATCCATCTATCGGGTGATCAAAAAGGCTATTATATCCTTAGCTGGTATTATACCTAAGAATCTATTTACAGTAACGTGTGGCAAAAGGAGAGTGGGCGTAACGACCCTTGAAGGGTTCGGTACATTAGACCCGATAGAAGTAAATTGATATTAGTAATCTCATAATCCTAATGCGCAAGTGGGAGGGTCAAGCAGGATAGTGCTGTAAAATGAATTTGTTATAATATAGGCTATTGTATCCGATACGATTGAGGTAAGAACAGGTATAAGAAGATATGTAGATTTAGGTTATTTTCAGACTTCTTAGATAGGCCTATTTAGGCTTTATTTGTAAGGGATCTAGGAGGAAGAAGTGTGGGGTAAAATGCCTAATAAAGGAGTAATATACTACTTAGAAGGTTTAATCGACTCCTTCACTAAAGTATTGAAGCATCtgtattaccttttttatttcaaaaactgtTGGAAGGTTACATAAAATCGATTTACCTTTACAGGGTGTTTTAagcgacttaaaaaaataaggttctCATTTTCACatttaactatgtatgtatgtttgtgcgcgattatctcgcgtttagctgaaccgattttgatgcggttttgaGCATAGCATTTTTCAGACTTAAAAGGTTTTGATTTTAGGTGACTTAAAAAATTGAGGTTTACACTTTAACACATgtgttgaagtcggtttttttaaacatagttttGTCTAAGATTATTAAACTATCAGTTAGCACTTACTTCCTGACTTCGCTGGTGTAGTCGCTGCCGCGCTCCAGGAGATGGTcgatgttgttgttgttggcCTTCAGAGCCTCATGCTTGGACTTGGAGCAGACGCCGAACACCGTCACGTTTTCCACCGTCTTCGCCAACTGAGCTACGGCTTGGCCCTATAAAATAACAGGACTTTTAGTTAGGTacgatttaaatttaaatctataACTTAAATATCATCGTTTTTCgaaatgtaggtataattattcTATGTGATATAGGTATTGATAGTACTTTGATGTTGAGTTATAAATAAGATGGCCTATTATTGCCTACCTATAAAACCTAATGTACAAATAATTATGCCTTAATCCATTACACATTTCAATGTTAattcatttatatttcataCTTTGAAAAAGCACTCAGATAGAATGTCAGTAAAACAATATGTCCATTTAGCATCACATTATCATGAATAGTTAGCACGGTCGTAAGTTGTTTGCCTCTAAATTGGTCTCCCCTGTTAATAAATGTCAGCTAATTGGTATTGTCACCCCGCGCCCCGCCCAGCGAGCTAGCTTCCGAGTTACCGGTCACTGACACGCAAGGGTGGGCACGTCATGTCGGATCGTCGAAACAAAAATTCCAGAGCATATATGTACAAGTATTTAGAGCAACAATTAGACATCTCGTTAGTATGTTTGCTCAGTAATTATGAAGCATACGAGAGTGGAGCGTGCTGTGCGCAGTGTGCTCCCTATCTCCGCCCGCACCAGGGTCAATGCTACCGCGAGTATTTTCGATTTCATTTCGTTTCTGTCAACCTTtgaataaacttaattttagcATTTTGCATTCATGAATTTTTGATCTGACTCAGTGCTCGATAAAAACAACTTGTTTTTTACGTAAACTTGACAAAAACAACTTGTACTTT
Proteins encoded in this window:
- the LOC118265748 gene encoding synaptic vesicle membrane protein VAT-1 homolog-like isoform X3, yielding MTESTETPAAAAPEKTPTENGTTETPPEETPEKATEEKEKETPPPKEMRAVVLTGFGGLKTVKILKKPEPTVGEGEVLIRVKACGLNFQDLIVRQGAIDSPPKTPFILGFECAGEIEQVGEGVTNFKVGDQVVALPEYRAWAELVSVPAQYVYALPEGMTALDAVAVTTNYVVAYLLLFEMANLTPGKSLLVHSAGGGVGQAVAQLAKTVENVTVFGVCSKSKHEALKANNNNIDHLLERGSDYTSEVRKVSADGVDIVLDCLCGEECNRGYQLLKPMGRYILYGSSNIVTGETKSFFSAARAWWQVDKVSPIKLFDENKSLAGLNLRHLLFQHGRAEYVRRAVERVFALWGEGKVKPLVDSTWALEDVGEAMQKMHDRKNIGKLVLDPSLEPKPKPATPAKGKSGKEKKPAKESSEEKKDKDAKEEDKKPAENGEKNGEKNGEKNGEKNESKEKEKESS
- the LOC118265748 gene encoding synaptic vesicle membrane protein VAT-1 homolog-like isoform X1, translated to MTESTETPAAAAPEKTPTENGTTETPPEETPEKATEEKEKETPPPKEMRAVVLTGFGGLKTVKILKKPEPTVGEGEVLIRVKACGLNFQDLIVRQGAIDSPPKTPFILGFECAGEIEQVGEGVTNFKVGDQVVALPEYRAWAELVSVPAQYVYALPEGMTALDAVAVTTNYVVAYLLLFEMANLTPGKSLLVHSAGGGVGQAVAQLAKTVENVTVFGVCSKSKHEALKANNNNIDHLLERGSDYTSEVRKVSADGVDIVLDCLCGEECNRGYQLLKPMGRYILYGSSNIVTGETKSFFSAARAWWQVDKVSPIKLFDENKSLAGLNLRHLLFQHGRAEYVRRAVERVFALWGEGKVKPLVDSTWALEDVGEAMQKMHDRKNIGKLVLDPSLEPKPKPATPAKGKSGKEKKPAKESSEEKKDKDAKEEDKKPAENGEKNGEKNGEKNGEKNGEEPLTNGNSDEESKEKEKESS
- the LOC118265748 gene encoding synaptic vesicle membrane protein VAT-1 homolog-like isoform X2, translating into MTESTETPAAAAPEKTPTENGTTETPPEETPEKATEEKEKETPPPKEMRAVVLTGFGGLKTVKILKKPEPTVGEGEVLIRVKACGLNFQDLIVRQGAIDSPPKTPFILGFECAGEIEQVGEGVTNFKVGDQVVALPEYRAWAELVSVPAQYVYALPEGMTALDAVAVTTNYVVAYLLLFEMANLTPGKSLLVHSAGGGVGQAVAQLAKTVENVTVFGVCSKSKHEALKANNNNIDHLLERGSDYTSEVRKVSADGVDIVLDCLCGEECNRGYQLLKPMGRYILYGSSNIVTGETKSFFSAARAWWQVDKVSPIKLFDENKSLAGLNLRHLLFQHGRAEYVRRAVERVFALWGEGKVKPLVDSTWALEDVGEAMQKMHDRKNIGKLVLDPSLEPKPKPATPAKGKSGKEKKPAKESSEEKKDKDAKEEDKKPAENGEKNGEKNGEKNGEKNGEEPLTNESKEKEKESS
- the LOC118265748 gene encoding synaptic vesicle membrane protein VAT-1 homolog-like isoform X4 encodes the protein MTESTETPAAAAPEKTPTENGTTETPPEETPEKATEEKEKETPPPKEMRAVVLTGFGGLKTVKILKKPEPTVGEGEVLIRVKACGLNFQDLIVRQGAIDSPPKTPFILGFECAGEIEQVGEGVTNFKVGDQVVALPEYRAWAELVSVPAQYVYALPEGMTALDAVAVTTNYVVAYLLLFEMANLTPGKSLLVHSAGGGVGQAVAQLAKTVENVTVFGVCSKSKHEALKANNNNIDHLLERGSDYTSEVRKVSADGVDIVLDCLCGEECNRGYQLLKPMGRYILYGSSNIVTGETKSFFSAARAWWQVDKVSPIKLFDENKSLAGLNLRHLLFQHGRAEYVRRAVERVFALWGEGKVKPLVDSTWALEDVGEAMQKMHDRKNIGKLVLDPSLEPKPKPATPAKGKSGKEKKPAKESSEEKKDKDAKEEDKKPAENESKEKEKESS